One window of the Delphinus delphis chromosome 20, mDelDel1.2, whole genome shotgun sequence genome contains the following:
- the LOC132416830 gene encoding transmembrane protein 203-like, with protein sequence MLFSLRDLVQWLGLATFEIFVHLLALLVFCVLLALRVDGLAPGLSWWNVFVPFFAADGLSTYITTIISVRLFQDGEKRLAMLRLFWFLTVLSLKFVFEMLLCQKLVELTRELWFGLITSPVFILLQLLMIRACRVN encoded by the coding sequence ATGCTTTTCTCGCTCCGGGACCTGGTGCAGTGGCTGGGCCTCGCTACCTTCGAGATCTTCGTGCACCTGTTGGCCCTGCTGGTGTTCTGCGTGCTGCTGGCCCTGCGTGTGGACGGCCTGGCTCCCGGCCTCTCCTGGTGGAACGTGTTCGTGCCCTTCTTCGCCGCTGACGGGCTCAGCACCTACATCACCACTATCATCTCCGTGCGCCTCTTTCAGGATGGAGAGAAGCGGCTGGCCATGCTCCGCCTTTTCTGGTTCCTCACGGTTCTTAGCCTGAAGTTCGTCTTCGAGATGTTGTTGTGCCAGAAGCTGGTGGAGCTGACTCGGGAGCTCTGGTTCGGCCTGATCACGTCTCCGGTCTTCATTCTCCTGCAGCTGCTCATGATCCGTGCCTGCCGGGTCAACTAG